The proteins below come from a single Natrinema sp. SYSU A 869 genomic window:
- a CDS encoding PAS domain S-box protein: MGTNIGPYARVVAVGSDAGTVIERAFEERGVATEAVRTIDACLERLSSVDCLVIVGSPPDADPVDCCREIRDRRSDVPIVVFPDDGSEALAGAVVAAGADGYVPQSQGVETLVERLDALLADQSVLDDCSANATATDATPPASADATADRLESLIEQSPLAVIEWTLEYEVRDWNPAATELFGYTADEAIGESAVGLVVPESDRDTILELRERIADGEFDSGSFYRINPNVRKDGTTVTCEWLNAPLVNNEGEVVSVLSFARDVTAERKRANALEALQETSQELLRAESTDEIADIVMAATEDMIDRPLAAIRFFDEERETLELAGATATLDDHTGDISSINADNTVLWDAYTDGDPTVVETVSADQLPYDIETDVGDVVLQPLGDHGMLAVAASGVDELDDAEIHLIHILATTVEAALDRSARERELERTRTIVETVGDCVYQLDRDGRFVTVNDGMKDKTGYEREELLGEHVSRILTDESVERGQRHIRELMADDERRITTYEVTLTGSDGKQIPAEVSMSLLRSDGSAEGTVGITRDIGDRKRMERKLVDRKAKIEGLHTVSSRLEGCESRAAIYDVAVEAAEDVLDFDGCFVDKVSGESLVTEAASSGLEIGRGERRPIEEGIAGRSYRTRRPYRIDEIDSDDGITPCVDDCQSVLSVPIGDHGVFQAVSAELNAFTAADEELTELLLSHVTDALDRIAFAERLRAERDRFAALFENVPDAVVSVTRLKDGPTVEEVNPAFERIFGYDETELVGTPLDEVIVPPAQMTESDTLNRRGSHGEVGEAEVKRQTADGLRDFRLRVVPMEMDGSSDRAFGLYTDITAQKQRQKRLEILNRVLRHDLRNGMNIINGCAEMLADAVDDADREYVETIRNRTSELTGLAEKTRAVERILDRETVAAGPVDLSEAVEGAVDRLESAHSDVEVTCSLPDRTFARADEYLRTAIFQVLENAVEHNDRSRPTVDVTLRDRPDDEVLTLSIADDGPGIPAEERELLEGDREITQLRHASGLGLWLVNWVVTQAGGQLSFEDNEPRGTVVTLAVPRADAESVCSASDGTAASD, from the coding sequence ATGGGCACGAATATCGGACCGTACGCTCGAGTCGTCGCGGTCGGTTCCGACGCCGGAACCGTTATCGAACGCGCCTTCGAGGAGCGCGGTGTGGCGACCGAAGCGGTTCGGACGATCGATGCGTGTCTCGAACGCCTCTCGAGTGTCGACTGCCTCGTAATCGTTGGATCGCCCCCGGACGCCGATCCCGTGGACTGCTGCAGGGAAATCCGGGATCGCCGGTCCGACGTCCCGATCGTCGTCTTTCCCGACGACGGCAGCGAAGCGCTCGCGGGCGCGGTCGTCGCCGCGGGAGCCGACGGCTACGTCCCCCAATCGCAAGGAGTTGAGACGCTCGTCGAACGACTTGACGCGTTGCTCGCCGATCAATCGGTTCTCGACGACTGCTCCGCGAATGCGACCGCAACCGACGCTACACCGCCGGCATCTGCGGACGCCACCGCGGATCGGCTCGAGTCACTCATCGAACAGTCGCCGCTTGCAGTCATCGAGTGGACGCTCGAGTACGAGGTCCGAGACTGGAACCCGGCGGCGACCGAGCTGTTCGGCTATACCGCCGACGAGGCGATCGGCGAATCCGCCGTCGGACTGGTCGTCCCGGAATCGGACCGTGACACTATTCTCGAGTTACGAGAACGGATCGCCGACGGTGAATTCGACAGCGGTTCGTTCTATCGGATCAACCCGAACGTCCGCAAGGACGGGACGACGGTCACCTGTGAGTGGTTGAACGCGCCGCTGGTCAATAACGAGGGCGAGGTCGTCAGCGTCCTTTCGTTCGCACGGGACGTTACTGCCGAGCGCAAGCGTGCGAACGCGCTCGAGGCACTGCAGGAGACGTCCCAGGAGCTACTGCGAGCCGAGTCAACCGACGAGATCGCCGACATCGTGATGGCGGCGACCGAAGACATGATTGACCGGCCGCTGGCCGCGATCCGGTTCTTCGACGAGGAACGCGAGACGCTCGAACTCGCTGGGGCAACGGCGACACTCGACGACCATACTGGCGATATCTCATCGATCAACGCAGACAACACCGTCCTCTGGGACGCCTATACCGACGGCGATCCGACCGTCGTCGAGACCGTCTCGGCGGACCAGCTCCCGTACGATATCGAGACGGATGTCGGGGACGTAGTCCTCCAGCCACTCGGCGACCACGGCATGTTGGCGGTGGCAGCATCGGGAGTGGACGAGCTCGATGACGCTGAGATCCATCTGATCCACATCCTCGCTACGACGGTCGAAGCGGCGCTCGATCGGTCGGCACGCGAGCGCGAACTCGAGCGGACGAGGACCATCGTTGAGACGGTCGGCGACTGCGTTTACCAACTCGACCGTGACGGCCGGTTCGTCACGGTCAACGACGGGATGAAAGACAAGACCGGATACGAGCGAGAGGAACTTCTCGGCGAACACGTCTCGCGGATACTCACCGACGAGAGCGTCGAACGCGGGCAGCGACACATCCGGGAACTCATGGCCGACGACGAGCGGCGTATCACGACGTACGAAGTCACGTTGACCGGGTCTGACGGCAAACAGATCCCCGCCGAAGTCAGTATGTCGCTGCTGCGATCCGACGGCAGCGCCGAGGGAACGGTCGGCATCACCCGTGACATCGGTGACCGCAAGCGAATGGAGCGGAAACTGGTCGATCGGAAGGCGAAAATCGAAGGGCTCCACACCGTCTCCTCTCGGCTTGAGGGCTGTGAGAGTCGGGCGGCGATCTACGATGTGGCCGTCGAAGCGGCCGAAGACGTCCTTGATTTCGACGGCTGTTTCGTCGACAAGGTCAGCGGGGAGTCCCTCGTCACGGAAGCCGCGTCATCCGGTCTCGAGATCGGCCGCGGGGAGCGACGCCCAATTGAGGAGGGGATCGCCGGACGGTCCTATCGGACGCGGCGACCGTACCGCATCGACGAAATCGATTCGGACGACGGGATCACGCCCTGCGTCGACGACTGCCAGTCGGTACTGAGCGTTCCGATCGGCGACCACGGCGTGTTTCAAGCCGTTTCGGCGGAGCTGAACGCCTTTACGGCGGCTGACGAGGAACTAACGGAACTGTTGCTGTCTCACGTCACCGACGCGCTCGATCGGATCGCGTTTGCGGAGCGACTGCGGGCCGAACGCGACCGGTTCGCGGCGCTGTTCGAGAACGTTCCCGACGCCGTCGTCAGCGTCACGCGACTCAAGGATGGCCCGACTGTTGAGGAAGTCAATCCGGCCTTCGAACGGATATTCGGCTACGACGAGACGGAACTCGTCGGGACACCGCTCGACGAGGTCATCGTGCCACCCGCTCAGATGACTGAATCCGATACCCTCAACCGACGGGGCAGCCACGGTGAAGTCGGCGAGGCGGAAGTCAAACGCCAAACTGCGGACGGATTGCGCGATTTCCGGCTGCGGGTCGTCCCGATGGAGATGGACGGGTCGTCAGATCGCGCCTTCGGACTCTATACCGATATTACTGCCCAGAAACAGCGACAGAAGCGCCTCGAGATACTCAATCGGGTCCTCCGCCATGACCTGCGCAATGGCATGAACATCATTAACGGCTGTGCGGAGATGCTCGCGGACGCCGTCGATGACGCAGACCGCGAGTACGTCGAGACCATCAGAAACCGGACAAGCGAACTCACTGGCCTCGCGGAGAAGACCCGAGCCGTCGAACGCATTCTTGACCGCGAGACGGTTGCGGCTGGCCCCGTCGACCTCTCCGAGGCCGTCGAGGGAGCGGTCGACCGCCTCGAGAGCGCCCACTCCGACGTCGAGGTCACCTGCTCGCTGCCGGACCGGACCTTCGCTCGCGCCGACGAGTACCTCCGGACCGCCATCTTTCAGGTGCTCGAGAACGCCGTCGAACACAACGACCGATCGCGGCCAACCGTCGATGTGACGCTGCGCGACCGGCCGGATGACGAGGTATTGACGCTGTCGATCGCCGACGACGGCCCCGGCATACCCGCCGAGGAACGAGAACTGCTCGAGGGCGATCGAGAGATCACTCAGCTGCGCCACGCCAGCGGTCTCGGACTCTGGCTGGTCAACTGGGTCGTCACGCAGGCCGGCGGCCAGCTTTCCTTCGAAGACAACGAGCCCCGCGGCACCGTTGTCACGCTCGCGGTGCCCCGTGCGGACGCGGAGTCGGTTTGCTCCGCGTCGGACGGTACGGCCGCCAGTGATTAG